The following proteins come from a genomic window of Anopheles ziemanni chromosome 3, idAnoZiCoDA_A2_x.2, whole genome shotgun sequence:
- the LOC131288322 gene encoding polyglutamylase complex subunit TTLL1: protein MSTEPKRVSTNLATMYGRLATGHERMKICFCTDLDKSVLISNFEKRGWVQVTADDDWNFYWAGTGTCRNIFSVDSGYRMHDNQLINHFPNHYELSRKDLLVKNIKRYRKDLERDSNPLAEKTEANIPGGSKYLYLDFIPITFVLPADYNMFVEEYRKNPQSTWIMKPCGKSQGAGIFLINKLSKLKRWSREAKTSFHPQIGKESYVISRYIENPLLIGGKKFDLRLYVLVTSFRPLKAYLFRLGFCRFCTVKYDTSVTELDNMYVHLTNVSVQKHGGEYNNHHGGKWSVQNLRLYLEGTRGKEVTDKLFGSITWLIVHSLKAVSSVMASDRHCFECYGYDIIIDNTLKPWLVEVNASPSLTSTTANDRILKYKLIDNILNIVLPPDGVPDVRWNKIPSPDMLGNFDLLIDEEIAAQDDNLQNSGNGKHRSNSNRWK, encoded by the exons ATGTCAACGGAACCGAAGCGAGTATCAACGAACCTTGCCACTATGTACGGCAG GCTCGCCACAGGTCACGAACGGATGAAAATTTGCTTTTGCACCGATCTCGACAAGTCGGTACTGATCAGTAACTTCGAAAAGCGAGGCTGGGTGCAGGTAACGGCCGATGATGACTGGAATTTCTACTGGGCCGGGACTGGAACGTGTCGGAACATCTTTAGCGTGGACAGTGGCTATCGAATGCACGATAATCAGCTGATTAATCACTTCCCGAACCATTATGAACTTTCGCGTAAGGACCTACTCGTGAAGAACATCAAGCGGTATCGGAAGGATCTCGAGCGCGATAGCAACCCGCTGGCAGaaaaaacggaagcaaacATCCCGGGTGGTTCAAAGTACCTATATTTGGATTTTATACCGATCACGTTTGTACTGCCGGCGGATTACAACATGTTCGTCGAAGAATATCGTAAAAATCCACAGAGCACGTGGATCATGAAACCATGTGGTAAATCTCAAGGAGCTGGCATCTTTTTGATTAATAAGTTGTCGAAATTAAAACGTTGGTCGAGAGAAGCGAAAACTTCATTCCATCCGCAGATTGGCAAGGAAAGCTACGTTATTTCGAG GTACATCGAAAATCCCCTTCTCATTGGAGGAAAGAAGTTTGATCTTAGGCTCTATGTGCTCGTTACATCATTTCGTCCACTAAAGGCTTACCTGTTTCGGCTGGGTTTTTGTCGGTTCTGCACAGTGAAATACGATACCAGTGTCACTGAACTCGACAACATGTACGTTCATCTGACTAACGTGAGCGTCCAGAAACATGGT GGCGAGTACAATAATCATCACGGTGGCAAATGGAGTGTACAAAACCTGCGACTTTACCTTGAAGGAACACGTGGCAAGGAAGTAACGGACAAGCTATTTGGGTCCATCACTTGGTTGATAGTACACTCGTTGAAGGCTGTGTCGAGTGTAATGGCAAGTGATAGGCACTGCTTCGAGTGCTACGGTTACGATATCATAATCGATAATACATTGAAACCGTGGCTGGTCGAGGTGAATGCTTCGCCGTCACTGACTTCGACCACAGCAAATGATCGAATACTAAAATATAAGTTAATCGACAATATTCTTAACATTGTGCTACCGCCTGATGGTGTGCCGGA TGTACGTTGGAATAAAATCCCTAGTCCAGATATGTTGggaaattttgatttattaattGATGAAGAAATTGCAGCTCAAGACGATAATCTACAAAATAGTGGCAACGGTAAACATCGATCTAACAGTAATCGGTGGAAATGA
- the LOC131287553 gene encoding large ribosomal subunit protein uL23m codes for MSTRWYPIYQLGNPQLRVFLPNFWLKLVRAEHEQPANVVQFACSMEMTRHDVKNYLQKIYKIPVVNVRTRIALGNTKRDMVLGYITKEEDTKYAYVTLPNDMKFEFPDMFPTDAKQKIEDDKKSLDDAKKNHKKFLDKNKDRAGTPGWFSI; via the exons ATGTCTACTCGTTGGTATCCGATTTATCAGCTAGGCAATCCCCAGCTGCGAGTGTTTTTACCGAACTTTTGGCTCAAGCTTGTGCGCGCTGAACACGAGCAACCGGCAAATGTTGTGCAGTTTGCATGTTCAATGGAAATGACCAGACACGATGTGAAGAACTATCTTCagaaaatatacaaaatacCAGTCGTCAACGTTCGCACACGCATTGCGCTTGGGAATACGAAGCGCGATATGGTTCTAGGATACATAACAAAAGAGGAGGATACCAAATATGCATACGTTACCCTG CCCAATGATATGAAGTTCGAGTTTCCTGATATGTTCCCGACAGACGCTAAACAAAAGATTGAGGACGataaaaaatccttggatGACGCCAAAAAGAACCATAAGAAATTTCTAGATAAAAACAAAGACCGAGCAGGGACTCCTGGTTGGTTCTCTATTTAA
- the LOC131285100 gene encoding WW domain-binding protein 4, whose product MDILLADYWKSNDRKYCDFCKCWIADNKSSVQFHENGKRHQLNVQKRITEISRNSYKAQQEQHKIDADLKKMNDAAMKAYMQDISAGADISSRELYEKQKQEAAEEAASQAIENAMPSTSGIGPAAPSKPRKKGREADPLYMAGIDSDDESAASKRNAATKKRRIEEVANAGNGSMWVEAESDEGYPYFWNVKTGESVWEAPKEGFMKKAEYEKLSKIAWQKQRETEESTSKYELENADEIAARLRRENMAHIFKHNRKVKEDLEKMIDHKKEAKVDLELERSKNPYGTWKTVEAKDEKPIDLELPVAPAPLYVPNVAPEIPQPKFKEKIVGHIPNEVKATVSDTFMKKRKVQRNARQRLDND is encoded by the exons atggacattctact GGCGGATTACTGGAAGTCCAACGATCGAAAATATTGCGACTTTTGCAAGTGCTGGATTGCGGATAACAAGTCG AGTGTTCAGTTCcatgaaaatggaaagcgGCATCAGCTGAATGTGCAAAAACGCATCACGGAAATCAGCCGTAACAGCTATAAAGCCCAACAGGAGCAACATAAGATAGATGCCGATCTAAAAAAGATGAACGATGCAGCCATGAAGGCGTACATGCAAGATATTTCTGCAGGAGCGGACATCAGCTCACGCGAATTAtatgagaaacaaaaacaagaagcAGCCGAAGAAGCTGCTTCTCAAGCCATTGAAAACGCCATGCCATCAACATCAGGCATCGGCCCTGCAGCACCCTCTAAACCTCGTAAAAAAGGTCGTGAAGCGGATCCCTTGTACATGGCCGGTATCGATAGCGATGATGAGTCGGCAGCAAGTAAACGAAATGCGGCTACTAAAAAACGACGCATTGAAGAGGTTGCTAACGCAGGAAATGGATCAATGTGGGTAGAAGCGGAAAGTGACGAAGGTTATCCCTACTTTTGGAACGTGAAGACTGGTGAATCTGTTTGGGAAGCGCCGAAGGAAGGTTTCATGAAAAAGGCAGAGTATGAGAAGTTGTCGAAAATCGCATGGCAAAAACAACGTGAAACGGAGGAATCGACTTCGAAATATGAGCTGGAGAATGCCGATGAAATAGCCGCACGATTGAGGCGTGAAAACATGGCTCACATTTTCAAGCATAACCGAAAAGTTAAAGAAGATCTTGAAAAAATGATTGATCATAAAAAAGAAGCGAAAGTTGATCTTGAACTTGAACGTTCCAAAAATCCTTACGGAACGTGGAAAACTGTTGAAGCGAA AGATGAGAAACCAATTGATTTAGAACTTCCTGTGGCCCCTGCGCCGTTGTATGTTCCTAATGTTGCTCCTGAAATTCCACAACCAAAATTTAAGGAAAAAATTGTAGGTCATATACCTAATGAAGTGAAAGCCACCGTTAGTGACACGTTCATGAAAAAGCGCAAAGTTCAGCGCAATGCTCGACAGCGGCTGGATAATGATTAG
- the LOC131287779 gene encoding cytochrome b-c1 complex subunit 8, with product MGHGFGELAKVRGIVTHKISPFEQRAFANVISKGVPNTLRRIRSQIFIVTPPFIMGYMVYNYIENLHTQINRKNPAEFENDS from the exons ATGGGTCACGGATTCGGTGAGCTTGCAAAGGTACGTGGAATAGTTACCCACAAAATCTCTCCATTCGAGCAACGCGCCTTTGCGAATGTGATCAGCAAGGGCGTACCAAATACGTTGCGACGAATTCGCTCGCAAATCTTCATCGTCACACCGC CGTTCATCATGGGATACATGGTCTACAACTATATCGAAAACCTGCATACCCAAATCAATCGCAAGAACCCAGCCGAATTTGAGAATGATTCGTAA